In the Streptomyces sp. f51 genome, one interval contains:
- a CDS encoding SpoIIE family protein phosphatase gives MSRAREHTGEHWLKRTFGNRGSGSWAAARKRAAHLAFGTSVLPLLIVGAIVLVDLAGRAGILWLPLLAAGPALAATTSRPYGVLCVGFLASVLSAVLGIRDGVPGGELVAVLSALASVTLASVLASALRWRRERVLAAVRSVAEAAQHALLAPIPSNVGPFQVAVRYSAAAAEARIGGDLYALVPTPHGVRMIIGDVRGKGLPAVGTAALVLGVFREAAYDEPDLLAVVARIERSLARNLGFDDFVTAVVAGYPEPGRLEVVNCGHAPPLHVRASGTVVSVDPVDPAPPLGLRALTGESPSLQVLPLADGDQLLLYTDGVTEARDHGREFYALAQGLARHVSDEPATTLAALDAELQAHVGGRLHDDAALLLLRKPVPAEPVTAVGAGTPPAVAGVGCGGGPE, from the coding sequence ATGAGTCGGGCCCGAGAGCACACTGGCGAGCACTGGCTGAAACGGACGTTCGGGAACCGAGGATCCGGTTCCTGGGCGGCGGCCCGCAAGCGCGCCGCCCACCTCGCCTTCGGCACATCGGTGCTGCCCTTACTGATCGTCGGCGCCATCGTGCTCGTCGACCTGGCGGGCCGGGCGGGCATCCTCTGGCTGCCGCTGCTGGCCGCGGGACCCGCGCTGGCGGCCACCACCAGCCGGCCGTACGGGGTTCTCTGCGTCGGCTTCCTGGCCTCGGTGCTGAGCGCGGTGCTGGGCATACGGGACGGCGTTCCGGGCGGCGAGCTCGTGGCCGTCCTGTCCGCGCTGGCGTCCGTCACCCTGGCGAGCGTCCTGGCCAGCGCCCTGCGCTGGCGCCGGGAGCGGGTCCTCGCGGCCGTACGCTCGGTCGCCGAGGCGGCGCAGCACGCGCTCCTCGCGCCCATTCCGTCGAACGTCGGCCCGTTCCAGGTGGCCGTGCGCTACAGCGCCGCCGCGGCCGAGGCCCGGATCGGCGGCGACCTGTACGCGCTGGTGCCCACACCGCACGGCGTCAGGATGATCATCGGTGACGTCCGGGGCAAGGGGCTGCCGGCCGTCGGTACGGCCGCGCTCGTGCTCGGTGTCTTCCGTGAGGCCGCCTACGACGAACCCGACCTTCTCGCCGTGGTCGCCAGGATCGAACGGAGCCTGGCGCGCAACCTGGGCTTCGACGACTTCGTCACCGCCGTGGTCGCCGGCTACCCCGAGCCGGGCCGGCTGGAGGTCGTCAACTGCGGACACGCTCCTCCGCTGCATGTCCGCGCGTCCGGCACCGTCGTGTCGGTCGACCCCGTCGATCCCGCTCCTCCGCTCGGGCTGCGGGCCCTGACGGGGGAGTCCCCGAGCCTCCAGGTGCTGCCGCTGGCCGACGGCGACCAGCTCCTGCTGTACACCGACGGCGTCACCGAGGCCCGCGACCACGGCCGCGAGTTCTACGCCCTCGCCCAAGGGCTGGCACGGCATGTGTCCGACGAACCGGCCACCACGCTCGCCGCGCTCGACGCCGAGCTCCAGGCCCATGTGGGCGGGCGTCTGCACGACGACGCGGCGCTGCTGCTGCTGCGCAAGCCGGTCCCCGCCGAACCGGTGACCGCGGTCGGCGCGGGCACCCCTCCCGCGGTCGCCGGGGTGGGCTGCGGCGGGGGCCCGGAATAG